The sequence tcagctaagtcccttctttttctagttccttgtggtgtattaagttgtttatttgaacttttttcttaatacaagaATTTTAACATAAATTTCACTCCAacatctgcttttgctgcatcccacagatCTGAGaatatcatgttttctttttcttatgttttgagacatattttgatttgctGTTGGATTTCCTATTTGGCCCACTGCCTGTGCAGTagtgtgttatttaatatttgcatattaaatatttcatattttaaacattcaaaaaatgaatatgcatcaaactcatttttaaatattagtacTTAATGACTAATACAAATACATTATCAAATGGCCTTCTTGCTAGACTTAACTTCAGTAAGTTTGAAAATCagacttggggggcgcctgggtggcacagcggttaggcgtctgcctttggctcagggcgtgatcccggcgttgtgggatcgagccccacgtcaggctcctctgctaggagcctgcttcttcctctcccactccccctgcttgtgttccctctctcgctggctgtctctatctctgtcaaataaataaaatctttaaaaaaaaaagaaaaaaaagaaaatcagacttGGTTAAGGGAGACAATGATTAGCacttactctctttctttccataaaaTTTTTTGGAACTCATCCAGGTGCACCTGCAAAGCTGAAATTTCAGGCACTTCATTCTGCAGAGGCCGGTTTATTGCTTGCAGTCTTAATGTAGATTTCAGTGTACAGTTTTCAGAACCACCATTCTTGAATGAATCAGGACAGTTAAGATTGAGTTTCATCTCTTCATTCAATCTTAACTGGTCAAGAATCAAACCTTCCtcctgaacagaaaaaaaatataaaacaattattgtTAATTTCATAAATCTAGtgcagaaaaatcaagaagaaaacatttttggaagaaaataaatgttatgaTTCAGCATCAagttcctattttcatttctttatcagTCTGTAAGAGGTACATGACTGAACTTTAACTTGCATtcctcaagcttttttttttcttgtaggttCTACATTATAGTGAAATACAtttctgtctttgaaattttttcatttaCAGTGGAATCTACGTTATATCTACCATAAGTCCCATACATCATAGAAAGGCTTAAAATTTTAGATGGAATTATAGAAGAGTAAgatattatgttttatatttttagaggtGAAATTAAATAGAAAGGAATAACAGTATAAACTGATattatttaaagagataaaatgaattcCTAAAGTTTCTGAAAGTATGTTCCATGGGTTGTTGACAGTATATACCAggttaaaaaatggataaataaggtTATGAATTgctatataaaataaagtttttaaaaagtttattttgtacAGAATTCTCAAAAACATCAAGATTCCAAGAATATCAAGAAATTCCAAGGGTGGATAATGTGAAGCATTCCATAAAGGTATTTACCTATGGTACCCATTTTGCAGGAATTAATTGTAAGGCCAAAGTCCCAAACCTTAGGAAATGTTTAAATTACAGcatgaataatttattattactgTAATAACTAGGGTAAATAGAGagaaatctaaatattttattttcacataaaaaaattgctgggttaatttttcttaaaactattaCTAAGATCAGTAATATGGGCTGCTGAATTGTGTCTCATCCAAAAACTGATATGTTGAAGTCTTACCCTGCCCCCAATGCCTTAGAATGATACTATATTTCgtatagggtctttaaagaggtcattaagttaaaatgaggtcatgactGTGGGCCTAGAGATAGTTTCTTTACAAGGAAATTTAGAGATaagcacacacagagaaaagatgaTGTGAAAACACGGGAGAAGATGGCCAAGGAGagttctctgaagaaaccaaacctgccaacaccttgatctctcacttctagcctctagaactatgagaaaataaatttgttgctgaagctacccagtctgtggtacctagttatggcagcccaagcaaacAAATGTAGTCACTACTGGGTTTGtcatcttccctttcctccccattACTGTATACAGCATTCAAATATGCTCATAATCTCTGGATTCCTCTGCCGAGATTTTTTCTTACCTTACTATCTATGTTGTCCTCTGTAGGAAATTCTCTTTTCACCAGACACTCTCTGATAGACTTACATGTTTGTGAAACAATTTGAAACTGGTCTCCTCGTGCAGAGGGCACTTCTATGAAACTAGGATGCTTCAGGTCCTGGGTAGTTTCTAACACCTTTTGATGCGGcaaactttgtttctttttcaatgtaCTCAATTCTTTCAttgtcatttctaattttattctgagctgtcttccctcctccctggcgCTATTCCTTTCGGCCCGAACTTTGCTCCACTTTTCTCTCCAATTGGCAGTGCAGTCTGACCACCACCGCATGGTCTTCTCCATCTGGGCAGCTCTGGCCTTGACTTCTTCAAGTTCCCGCAGGCGAAGCTCTTCACAAATACTCCACTCATTGGTGTTGCAAGAGTGTGCACAGAAGTTGTGAGTGCCATGTGATTGCAGCCCCTGAAGTGGCAAACAGGAATGACAAGTGTCCCTGGGGGGGGAAGTGGGTGCTACCATGTCACAAGGTGGTTTTATTGATGACTGCTGCATCTGGAAGATTTGTGTTTCCTCAATTAACTGATGGATGGAATCTAAATTCATATTTATCTTTTCAGGTCtaagaaaagacagagaacatAATTAACATTTGAGTTTCCCTTGCAGTTATAAGAACAagatctacatttaaaaaaagaacgtTGATGAAAACAATGTATCTTTCAATATTGCACATTTTCCTTTCCACTGTAACTAAAAATATGGAAGAACTTATGCATTTGTAattatcttcaaaaaaacaaatagctCATATTAAATTTTGCCAAatgaatacacataaaaatataaagatgcaTTTGGGGGTAGCATATGACATGAATAATTCATTTTAACAAATCCAATTCTTTTTAGGTTATATTTACTGTAATATATATTGTCCATTAACTACTCGGTGATCCTCTTTTCCCTGCTAACTCAAGTACAACCTATTTAAGTGGAAGGCAGAATCTATTGATCTCTGGGAGGATAAACCCCTATTCTAATCCCAGGGGCTAAATCCTAATTGGTCTAACTCTTCCACGATGGCCTCCATTTCACTGACCATTCACTAGTCTCAAGACAGCATAGGAACTGGTTCTGGCTGAGAGTTCAGGGGAAATCTGCTGGGATTTCCAGTagtgtgttatttaatatttgcatattaaatatttaatattttaaacattcaaaaaatgaatatgcatcaaactcatttttaaatattagtacTTAATGACTAATACAAATACATTATCAAATGTATTTGATACATTTATCCTGtttaaaaaacatggaaaaaatcaCAAGATGAgaaacttttcttctgctttcttcctgCCTAAACCAAGACATGATTCTGGAAGAAGGCAAGTATAACAGCCAccttataatatttaaaatggtggaacagaaagaagaaaagagctgaTTTAATGATTGAGCTGCGGCATGAAATCTAGACTGCGTACCTCTGGTTTTCTTGCCATGTGAGAATGATTACCTAACTTTGTTTAAGGCGTGATTGTTGAGTTTTGTCACTTGTAGTCAAAATGACATCAGACTGATACATGAATTATTTTCATCCCATGGTTAATATTatgataaattctaaaaaaacatTATGAATAAGACCTGGTTTTTGTCTTAAAGATTTTGTAGTTCAGTGGATGAGACaagcacataaaaattaaaaatacatattcacaatgtaaaatatatttatttattgaatcaaTCTTTTTTTAGTACATACATGTGTCAAATCAGTGCTAGGTTGCTAGGATATGTAGGAGGTACTACAAGGAGCACTGCTCAAGAAGTGATGAACTGTCTCCTAGAAATGAAGAGGCTTTCCAGCATAGAAACCATCCATTTAATCAACTGAAGGGGTTTCACTATGCTAACaacttacaaaataattttttaagatttatttatttattttagagagaaagagagcacaagcggggtaggggcagaggaagaaaaagagagaatcctcaagcagagcctggtgtggggctcaacccaggaccctgagatcatgacctgagtcaaaatcaagagtcagccacttaaccaactgagccacccaggcacccccagaataaATCTTTATATGCTAACTTACAAAATAAgtctttactgaaaaaaaaaaaaaaacataatattaaTTGTATATTACTTTCAAGTtgtaagaaaaaaacacattttaacaaGTGTTCTGTAAAGGTGCCAAACCAATTCACTCCTTATTAAAATACTTATAATAATATAGATTCATGGTTGTAATTATTTTTGTTAGCACTGGTATATGTCCAAGCACATTTGAATTAGTGCTGATTTGGAGCAATTGTTTCCTACATTACTTCAATTCAGAGGGCAATGATAATATAGCTGACCAAACTTCTTGGACCATTAGTAAACCGAaaccaatattaaaaaagaaaatcaggaactCTTAGAAACACACCACATATGTTATGTGTATGTtcacatatcatatatatacagatatatgtgtgtatatatatattcattattcaCAATTTAATGATATTTCTGATATTTCTTTTGGCTAGAATtccaaaataagtcagaaaactTATTTTAGCATACTAAATTTAAGTTTATCCTtgccatttttcaaaataaatcagtACCATAAAATCataatgttctttaaaatgtCTCATTAACTTTTATTTCACTATTATTTTGAAGACTCTGTAATTGGATTCTGGTACGTGGAGACCTTGCCTACCagttaattatgtattttttcacatcTGACTAAACAAAACTGAGTTGGGTTTAATCATTCAGTCCTTGAACTTGAATAGTTTTTCCTGTTCTAAAGTGTTTCTCAAGCTAGTGTAAATGGGCATATTGAATCCTTATGTGTGTCTGTTAAAGCACTCATTTTCCCTATACATATGTGCATGCTCCTTGTGTTTTATTTCAATGACTGTGAAAGTATTTGTCAGTGGTTGCAGCACAAAGCCTTTGAggcatgagaaaatattttaatgctattGACTCTTTGGTTTCTTACACTGAATTTTGCATTGTCCTTACCataaaaaggagggagggggcatAAGAAAACTCTTGAAGGTACTAGATATGTTTATTACTTTGATTATGGTGATGGGCTCACAGGTGCATGTTTATGTTCTAACTCa is a genomic window of Ursus arctos isolate Adak ecotype North America unplaced genomic scaffold, UrsArc2.0 scaffold_17, whole genome shotgun sequence containing:
- the CCDC102B gene encoding coiled-coil domain-containing protein 102B isoform X2; amino-acid sequence: MNLDSIHQLIEETQIFQMQQSSIKPPCDMVAPTSPPRDTCHSCLPLQGLQSHGTHNFCAHSCNTNEWSICEELRLRELEEVKARAAQMEKTMRWWSDCTANWREKWSKVRAERNSAREEGRQLRIKLEMTMKELSTLKKKQSLPHQKVLETTQDLKHPSFIEVPSARGDQFQIVSQTCKSIRECLVKREFPTEDNIDSKEEGLILDQLRLNEEMKLNLNCPDSFKNGGSENCTLKSTLRLQAINRPLQNEVPEISALQVHLDEFQKILWKEREMRSSLEKEIERLESALSVWKWKYEELRESKPNRLKEFNIFPGQHENKMEEISGHIKEESKSQNSKDRLISELRAELERLQAENISEWDKREILETEKQGLEKENRRLRAQVKEMEELLDGKNRFSANSQDPDFKTSQIEPQGQNKELLGGQREKERRREEKTNERQRREK
- the CCDC102B gene encoding coiled-coil domain-containing protein 102B isoform X8, translating into MWVESRPEKINMNLDSIHQLIEETQIFQMQQSSIKPPCDMVAPTSPPRDTCHSCLPLQGLQSHGTHNFCAHSCNTNEWSICEELRLRELEEVKARAAQMEKTMRWWSDCTANWREKWSKVRAERNSAREEGRQLRIKLEMTMKELSTLKKKQSLPHQKVLETTQDLKHPSFIEVPSARGDQFQIVSQTCKSIRECLVKREFPTEDNIDSKEEGLILDQLRLNEEMKLNLNCPDSFKNGGSENCTLKSTLRLQAINRPLQNEVPEISALQVHLDEFQKILWKEREMRSSLEKEIERLESALSVWKWKYEELRESKPNRLKEFNIFPGQHENKMEEISGHIKEESKSQNSKDRLISELRAEVPGLVMKLPGLI
- the CCDC102B gene encoding coiled-coil domain-containing protein 102B isoform X3; the encoded protein is MWVESRPEKINMNLDSIHQLIEETQIFQMQQSSIKPPCDMVAPTSPPRDTCHSCLPLQGLQSHGTHNFCAHSCNTNEWSICEELRLRELEEVKARAAQMEKTMRWWSDCTANWREKWSKVRAERNSAREEGRQLRIKLEMTMKELSTLKKKQSLPHQKVLETTQDLKHPSFIEVPSARGDQFQIVSQTCKSIRECLVKREFPTEDNIDSKEEGLILDQLRLNEEMKLNLNCPDSFKNGGSENCTLKSTLRLQAINRPLQNEVPEISALQVHLDEFQKILWKEREMRSSLEKEIERLESALSVWKWKYEELRESKPNRLKEFNIFPGQHENKMEEISGHIKEESKSQNSKDRLISELRAELERLQAENISEWDKREILETEKQGLEKENRRLRAQVKEMEELLDGKNRFSANSQDPDFKTSQIEPQGQNKVPGLVMKLPGLI
- the CCDC102B gene encoding coiled-coil domain-containing protein 102B isoform X4, producing the protein MNLDSIHQLIEETQIFQMQQSSIKPPCDMVAPTSPPRDTCHSCLPLQGLQSHGTHNFCAHSCNTNEWSICEELRLRELEEVKARAAQMEKTMRWWSDCTANWREKWSKVRAERNSAREEGRQLRIKLEMTMKELSTLKKKQSLPHQKVLETTQDLKHPSFIEVPSARGDQFQIVSQTCKSIRECLVKREFPTEDNIDSKEEGLILDQLRLNEEMKLNLNCPDSFKNGGSENCTLKSTLRLQAINRPLQNEVPEISALQVHLDEFQKILWKEREMRSSLEKEIERLESALSVWKWKYEELRESKPNRLKEFNIFPGQHENKMEEISGHIKEESKSQNSKDRLISELRAELERLQAENISEWDKREILETEKQGLEKENRRLRAQVKEMEELLDGKNRFSANSQDPDFKTSQIEPQGQNKVPGLVMKLPGLI
- the CCDC102B gene encoding coiled-coil domain-containing protein 102B isoform X1, which encodes MWVESRPEKINMNLDSIHQLIEETQIFQMQQSSIKPPCDMVAPTSPPRDTCHSCLPLQGLQSHGTHNFCAHSCNTNEWSICEELRLRELEEVKARAAQMEKTMRWWSDCTANWREKWSKVRAERNSAREEGRQLRIKLEMTMKELSTLKKKQSLPHQKVLETTQDLKHPSFIEVPSARGDQFQIVSQTCKSIRECLVKREFPTEDNIDSKEEGLILDQLRLNEEMKLNLNCPDSFKNGGSENCTLKSTLRLQAINRPLQNEVPEISALQVHLDEFQKILWKEREMRSSLEKEIERLESALSVWKWKYEELRESKPNRLKEFNIFPGQHENKMEEISGHIKEESKSQNSKDRLISELRAELERLQAENISEWDKREILETEKQGLEKENRRLRAQVKEMEELLDGKNRFSANSQDPDFKTSQIEPQGQNKELLGGQREKERRREEKTNERQRREK
- the CCDC102B gene encoding coiled-coil domain-containing protein 102B isoform X7, coding for MNLDSIHQLIEETQIFQMQQSSIKPPCDMVAPTSPPRDTCHSCLPLQGLQSHGTHNFCAHSCNTNEWSICEELRLRELEEVKARAAQMEKTMRWWSDCTANWREKWSKVRAERNSAREEGRQLRIKLEMTMKELSTLKKKQSLPHQKVLETTQDLKHPSFIEVPSARGDQFQIVSQTCKSIRECLVKREFPTEDNIDSKEEGLILDQLRLNEEMKLNLNCPDSFKNGGSENCTLKSTLRLQAINRPLQNEVPEISALQVHLDEFQKILWKEREMRSSLEKEIERLESALSVWKWKYEELRESKPNRLKELERLQAENISEWDKREILETEKQGLEKENRRLRAQVKEMEELLDGKNRFSANSQDPDFKTSQIEPQGQNKVPGLVMKLPGLI
- the CCDC102B gene encoding coiled-coil domain-containing protein 102B isoform X5, with the protein product MWVESRPEKINMNLDSIHQLIEETQIFQMQQSSIKPPCDMVAPTSPPRDTCHSCLPLQGLQSHGTHNFCAHSCNTNEWSICEELRLRELEEVKARAAQMEKTMRWWSDCTANWREKWSKVRAERNSAREEGRQLRIKLEMTMKELSTLKKKQSLPHQKVLETTQDLKHPSFIEVPSARGDQFQIVSQTCKSIRECLVKREFPTEDNIDSKEEGLILDQLRLNEEMKLNLNCPDSFKNGGSENCTLKSTLRLQAINRPLQNEVPEISALQVHLDEFQKILWKEREMRSSLEKEIERLESALSVWKWKYEELRESKPNRLKELERLQAENISEWDKREILETEKQGLEKENRRLRAQVKEMEELLDGKNRFSANSQDPDFKTSQIEPQGQNKELLGGQREKERRREEKTNERQRREK
- the CCDC102B gene encoding coiled-coil domain-containing protein 102B isoform X6, which codes for MWVESRPEKINMNLDSIHQLIEETQIFQMQQSSIKPPCDMVAPTSPPRDTCHSCLPLQGLQSHGTHNFCAHSCNTNEWSICEELRLRELEEVKARAAQMEKTMRWWSDCTANWREKWSKVRAERNSAREEGRQLRIKLEMTMKELSTLKKKQSLPHQKVLETTQDLKHPSFIEVPSARGDQFQIVSQTCKSIRECLVKREFPTEDNIDSKEEGLILDQLRLNEEMKLNLNCPDSFKNGGSENCTLKSTLRLQAINRPLQNEVPEISALQVHLDEFQKILWKEREMRSSLEKEIERLESALSVWKWKYEELRESKPNRLKELERLQAENISEWDKREILETEKQGLEKENRRLRAQVKEMEELLDGKNRFSANSQDPDFKTSQIEPQGQNKVPGLVMKLPGLI